From the genome of Nicotiana sylvestris chromosome 2, ASM39365v2, whole genome shotgun sequence, one region includes:
- the LOC138885466 gene encoding uncharacterized protein, protein MDPSKVKAIQDLPPSRSKKDVKSFLGRLNYISRFIAQSTVICGPIFKMLRKDAETSWTEDCQKALTNSRRQHDETGIKEQAIYYLSKKFTPYEAQGNLYRRTPDLGLLRCVDAKEASKPLEDVHAGICDPHMNGFVLAKKILRDGYFWMTMETDCVHYVRKCYQCQVHANMIIVPPNELNATSSPWPFAAWVMDVIAPIEPTASNGHRFILVAIDYLTIWVEVVSYKAVTKKAIADFVKDHIVC, encoded by the exons atggatccatctaaagtcaaggctattcaggattTACCACCAtctaggagcaaaaaggatgtgaagagcttcctaggacgtctcaactatatcagtcgcttcatagcacagtccacagtcatatgtggaCCCATTTTCAAGATGCTaaggaaagatgccgaaacaagctggaccgaggacTGTCAAAAAGCTTTGACAAATTCAAGGA gacaacatgacgagacaggaataaaggagcaagccatatactacttgagtaagaaattcacaccttacgaagcaca AGGAAatctgtacagaagaactcccgatttgggattgctaagatgtgtcgacgcaaaagaagcttctaaaccACTTGAGGACGTACATGCTGGGATCTGTgacccgcacatgaatggttttgtcttggctaaaAAGATACTTAGggatggttacttttggatgaccatggagacagattgcgtcCATTACgtccgcaaatgctaccaatgccaagtgcatgccAATATGATAATAGtaccgccaaatgagctcaatgcaacaagctcaccttggccattcgccgcctgggtaATGGATGTCATTGCTccaattgagcccactgcttcaaacggacataggtttattctggtagccattgattacttaaCAATATGGGTAGAGGTtgtatcttacaaagctgtaaccaagaaggccatcgcagactttgtcaaagatcaTATCGTTTGCTGA